In a single window of the Pseudoxanthomonas sp. F37 genome:
- a CDS encoding alpha/beta hydrolase yields the protein MLCLLLAALVLAGCSKRVVHEPPPPPEEIPAPPPPAPPPPPLPPPPPPPPPPPPSSSSPAEAAARAEAARRAAAEAAARARQERAADSERQAAERAAREREAAQSGRPPRQDFVDVDVFYATNRAPAAAFASLPPGDRYTAAPARQLAYGTARISIPKSHVAGELESPRWYLLEFKEDPKQHIILKDVARLEKSPFFARLYERVGASRGHNAFVFMHGYNVSFRDAARRTAQLAYDLRFDGAPVFYSWPSQAALAGYFTDEQTIARSVPMIEGFLADMADRSGAQNLYIIGHSMGTRGLTQALRNLVAKRPDLRGRFRGIILAAPDIDAQVFRTELAPALQQASGRVTLYASSEDLALKASKQVNRGPRAGDTSEGVVLVSGVDTIDVSGVDQSMLAHSYFMESDKVMGDIREMFRANQPAARRKPLQSVKLGAGMFWKIMPPP from the coding sequence ATGCTCTGCCTGTTGCTGGCGGCCCTGGTGCTGGCCGGCTGTTCGAAACGCGTCGTCCATGAGCCGCCGCCTCCGCCCGAGGAGATCCCGGCACCGCCGCCTCCAGCGCCACCACCACCACCACTTCCTCCACCGCCGCCGCCGCCGCCGCCGCCGCCGCCGTCTTCAAGCAGCCCGGCCGAAGCCGCTGCGCGCGCCGAGGCCGCGCGGCGGGCGGCAGCGGAAGCGGCAGCCCGCGCCCGGCAGGAACGCGCGGCGGACAGCGAGCGGCAGGCTGCCGAGCGGGCCGCGCGGGAACGCGAGGCCGCGCAGTCCGGCAGGCCGCCACGACAGGATTTCGTCGACGTCGACGTGTTCTACGCCACCAACCGCGCGCCCGCGGCGGCGTTCGCCAGCCTGCCGCCGGGCGACCGCTACACGGCCGCGCCGGCGCGCCAACTGGCCTACGGCACGGCACGCATCAGCATCCCGAAGTCGCACGTGGCGGGCGAGCTGGAATCGCCGCGCTGGTACCTGCTGGAATTCAAGGAGGATCCCAAGCAGCACATCATCCTGAAGGACGTGGCGCGGCTGGAGAAGTCGCCGTTCTTCGCCCGCCTGTACGAGCGCGTGGGCGCATCCCGCGGGCACAACGCCTTCGTCTTCATGCACGGCTACAACGTCAGCTTCCGCGATGCCGCCCGGCGCACGGCGCAGTTGGCGTACGACCTGCGTTTCGACGGCGCGCCGGTGTTCTACAGCTGGCCGTCGCAGGCGGCACTGGCGGGCTACTTCACCGACGAGCAGACGATCGCGCGCTCGGTACCCATGATCGAGGGCTTCCTGGCCGACATGGCCGACCGTTCCGGTGCGCAGAACCTTTACATCATCGGCCACAGCATGGGCACGCGCGGGCTGACCCAGGCCTTGCGCAACCTGGTGGCGAAGCGGCCCGACCTGCGCGGGCGCTTCCGCGGCATCATCCTGGCCGCACCGGACATCGATGCGCAGGTGTTCCGCACCGAACTCGCGCCCGCCCTGCAGCAGGCAAGCGGGCGCGTCACCCTCTACGCCTCGTCGGAGGACCTGGCGCTGAAGGCGTCCAAGCAGGTCAACCGCGGGCCGCGCGCCGGCGACACCAGCGAAGGCGTGGTGCTGGTGAGCGGCGTGGACACCATCGACGTCTCCGGCGTGGACCAGAGCATGCTGGCGCACTCCTACTTCATGGAGTCGGACAAGGTGATGGGCGACATCCGCGAGATGTTCCGCGCCAACCAGCCCGCGGCGCGGCGCAAGCCGCTGCAGTCGGTGAAGCTGGGGGCAGGCATGTTCTGGAAGATCATGCCGCCGCCATGA
- a CDS encoding YaiI/YqxD family protein, translating into MSEGTPTAPQVWVDADACPGPVKDILFRAAERAQVQVTLVANQWLRTPPSRFIRALQVQGGYDVADDAIAERARSGDLVVTQDIPLAARVLANGAQAINPRGDRYTPDNIAERLSMRNFMDELRGAGVQTGGPAAFNARDRQAFASQLDRWLAARR; encoded by the coding sequence ATGAGTGAGGGCACCCCCACGGCACCGCAGGTCTGGGTGGATGCCGATGCCTGCCCGGGCCCGGTGAAGGACATCCTGTTCCGCGCCGCCGAGCGCGCCCAGGTGCAGGTCACCCTGGTCGCCAACCAGTGGTTGCGCACCCCACCCTCGCGCTTCATCCGCGCGCTGCAGGTGCAGGGCGGTTATGACGTGGCCGACGACGCCATCGCCGAGCGGGCGCGCAGCGGCGACCTGGTGGTCACCCAGGACATCCCGCTGGCGGCGCGCGTGCTGGCCAACGGCGCCCAGGCGATCAACCCGCGCGGCGACCGTTACACGCCGGACAACATCGCCGAGCGCCTGTCGATGCGGAACTTCATGGACGAGCTGCGCGGCGCCGGCGTGCAGACCGGCGGCCCGGCCGCGTTCAACGCGCGCGACCGCCAGGCGTTCGCCAGCCAGCTGGACCGCTGGCTGGCCGCCAGGCGCTGA
- a CDS encoding DUF6122 family protein → MPFRPVLHLVLHVIVPLAVARLFWPKDWKRAALWMLAAWVIDLDHLLADPVYAPGRCSLGFHPLHAWPAIAVYAGLTVPKKTRWFGIGLLVHIALDGMDCLLM, encoded by the coding sequence CTGCCGTTCCGCCCCGTCCTCCACCTGGTCCTGCACGTCATCGTGCCGCTGGCGGTGGCGCGGCTGTTCTGGCCGAAGGACTGGAAACGCGCGGCGCTGTGGATGCTCGCGGCCTGGGTGATCGACCTGGACCACCTGCTCGCCGACCCGGTCTATGCGCCCGGCCGTTGCAGCCTCGGCTTCCACCCGCTGCATGCCTGGCCCGCAATCGCGGTGTATGCCGGCCTGACCGTGCCGAAGAAGACCCGCTGGTTCGGCATCGGCCTGCTGGTCCATATCGCGCTGGACGGGATGGATTGCCTGCTGATGTAG
- a CDS encoding YkgJ family cysteine cluster protein yields the protein MNAVAAAAVPLCARCDAVCCRLTVVLQPEDRIPAHLTTHTDAGLHVMARDEEGWCVAIDAAHMHCSIYATRPDTCRRFVMSGPYCRDVREDYLDRTSRGIPLILY from the coding sequence ATGAATGCCGTTGCCGCAGCCGCGGTCCCGCTGTGCGCGCGCTGCGATGCGGTGTGCTGCCGCCTGACCGTGGTACTGCAGCCGGAAGACCGCATTCCCGCGCACCTGACCACGCATACCGACGCCGGGCTGCACGTGATGGCGCGCGACGAGGAGGGCTGGTGCGTGGCCATCGACGCCGCGCACATGCACTGCTCCATCTATGCCACACGCCCCGACACCTGCCGCCGCTTCGTGATGTCGGGCCCCTACTGCCGCGACGTGCGCGAGGACTACCTCGACCGCACCTCACGCGGCATCCCTCTCATCTTGTACTGA
- a CDS encoding LD-carboxypeptidase yields MLPWGGGAQAFAAAPRRRLLPPALNPGDTVGLVSPSAATDEPLDLQLAQEAMEALGLKVKVGPHLGARRGHLAGSDAERAGDLNAMFADGEVKAIVCARGGSGAARLLSLLDYAAIRRHPKILLGYSDITALHNALLSQAGLVSFHGPIGIGSWNSFNADQFRRVFFQREQMEYRNSTDKGDELVQRRNRTVTITGGKAQGELVGGNLSVLVALAGSPYLPDFRGKILFLEDVSEAPYRIDRMLSTLRLMGALDQVAGVIFGECTECDPGNGYGSLTLPEIFDDYFKPLKIPAYRGAMIGHIRQQFIVPVGGRVEMDADAGTFRMLEPVFAG; encoded by the coding sequence ATGCTGCCGTGGGGCGGCGGCGCCCAGGCGTTCGCGGCCGCGCCGCGCAGGCGCCTGCTGCCGCCGGCACTGAATCCCGGCGACACCGTCGGCCTGGTCAGCCCGTCGGCCGCCACCGACGAGCCGCTGGACCTGCAGCTGGCGCAGGAAGCGATGGAGGCCCTGGGCCTGAAGGTGAAGGTGGGGCCGCATCTGGGGGCGCGGCGCGGGCATCTGGCCGGCAGCGACGCCGAGCGCGCGGGCGACCTCAACGCCATGTTCGCCGACGGCGAGGTCAAGGCGATCGTCTGCGCACGCGGCGGCTCGGGTGCGGCGCGCCTGCTGTCATTGCTGGACTACGCGGCCATCCGCCGCCATCCGAAGATCCTGCTGGGGTATTCGGACATCACCGCGCTGCACAACGCGCTGCTGTCGCAGGCCGGGCTGGTCAGCTTCCACGGCCCCATCGGCATCGGCAGCTGGAACAGCTTCAATGCCGACCAGTTCCGTCGCGTGTTCTTCCAGCGCGAACAGATGGAATACCGCAACAGCACCGACAAGGGCGACGAACTGGTGCAACGCCGCAACCGCACCGTCACCATCACCGGCGGCAAGGCGCAGGGCGAACTGGTGGGTGGCAACCTGTCGGTGCTGGTGGCGCTGGCCGGCTCGCCGTACCTGCCGGATTTCCGCGGCAAGATCCTGTTCCTGGAGGACGTGTCCGAAGCGCCGTACCGCATCGACCGCATGCTCAGCACGCTGCGGCTGATGGGTGCGCTGGACCAGGTGGCCGGCGTGATCTTCGGCGAGTGCACCGAGTGCGACCCGGGCAACGGCTACGGCTCGCTGACGCTGCCGGAGATCTTCGACGACTACTTCAAGCCCCTGAAGATCCCTGCCTACCGGGGTGCGATGATCGGCCACATCCGCCAGCAGTTCATCGTGCCGGTCGGCGGCCGGGTGGAAATGGACGCCGACGCTGGCACGTTCCGGATGCTGGAGCCGGTGTTCGCCGGCTGA
- a CDS encoding DUF2892 domain-containing protein, translating to MKANVGGFDKWARIVVGVLLIGWVLAGGPVWAWVGVVPLVTGLFNFCPLYRLLGVNTCKR from the coding sequence ATGAAGGCGAACGTAGGCGGTTTCGACAAATGGGCCCGCATCGTGGTGGGGGTGCTGCTGATCGGCTGGGTGCTCGCGGGCGGACCGGTCTGGGCGTGGGTCGGCGTGGTGCCGCTGGTCACCGGCCTGTTCAATTTCTGCCCGCTGTACCGGCTGCTGGGCGTCAACACCTGCAAGCGCTGA
- a CDS encoding dihydrofolate reductase family protein: protein MRKLIAAVMISLDGVIQAPGGPGEDRSGGFALGGWAWPYASDGEAMDGLFTRPFALVLGRHTYDIFAGYWPQVASDAPHGAIADAFNAATKHVATHRPDTLAWAHSHALDGEVVDALRTLKRSDGPDLVTQGSSALLHQLLARDVVDELRLLVYPIVLGRGKRLFNDDAQAAAFRLAGTRATPTGVVVSRYERQGDVRTGSFADG, encoded by the coding sequence ATGCGCAAGCTCATCGCCGCCGTCATGATCAGTCTTGATGGCGTGATCCAGGCCCCCGGCGGCCCTGGCGAAGACCGCAGCGGCGGCTTCGCCCTGGGCGGTTGGGCCTGGCCCTACGCCAGCGACGGCGAAGCGATGGATGGCCTGTTCACCCGTCCCTTCGCACTGGTCCTGGGACGCCACACCTACGACATCTTCGCCGGTTACTGGCCGCAGGTCGCCAGCGATGCCCCGCATGGCGCCATCGCCGATGCCTTCAACGCGGCCACGAAACACGTCGCCACGCATCGCCCGGACACCCTGGCGTGGGCGCACAGCCATGCGCTGGACGGCGAGGTGGTCGACGCGCTGCGCACGCTCAAGCGCAGCGACGGCCCCGACCTGGTGACCCAGGGCAGCAGCGCGCTGCTGCACCAGCTGCTGGCCCGCGATGTCGTCGACGAATTGCGGTTGCTGGTCTATCCGATCGTGCTGGGCCGCGGCAAGCGGTTGTTCAACGACGATGCGCAGGCGGCCGCCTTCCGCCTGGCCGGCACGCGCGCCACGCCGACCGGCGTGGTCGTCAGCCGCTACGAACGCCAGGGCGATGTCCGCACCGGCTCGTTCGCCGACGGCTGA
- a CDS encoding VOC family protein: MTPKNTLCLWFDHSAEEAARFYAATFPDSRVQAVHRAPADYPSGKEGDVLTVEFTVCGIPCIGLNGGAAFTHSEAFSFQIATDDQEETDRLWNAIVGNGGRESACGWCKDKWGLSWQITPRVLTDAMAHPDRSVARRAFEAMMTMGRIDIAKIQAAIRG, from the coding sequence ATGACCCCGAAGAACACCCTCTGCCTGTGGTTCGACCATAGCGCCGAAGAAGCCGCCCGCTTCTACGCCGCCACCTTCCCCGACAGCCGGGTGCAGGCCGTGCACCGCGCGCCGGCCGACTATCCCAGCGGCAAGGAAGGCGACGTGCTGACGGTGGAGTTCACCGTCTGCGGCATCCCCTGCATCGGCCTGAACGGCGGCGCTGCCTTCACCCACAGCGAAGCGTTTTCGTTCCAGATCGCCACCGACGACCAGGAGGAGACCGACCGCCTGTGGAACGCCATCGTCGGCAACGGCGGCCGCGAGAGTGCCTGTGGCTGGTGCAAGGACAAATGGGGCCTGAGCTGGCAGATCACCCCGCGCGTGCTGACCGACGCCATGGCCCATCCCGACCGCAGCGTCGCCAGGCGCGCGTTCGAAGCCATGATGACGATGGGCAGGATCGATATCGCGAAGATCCAGGCCGCCATCCGCGGCTGA
- a CDS encoding SPFH domain-containing protein: MGLVQAVVGAVGGVLGDQWKDFYTVPAGLPPTAALFAAVPQGTNAGRGSNTSGSSNIISNGSKIVVPEGYGLLLMQDGAITAFVAEPGGYEWRSDDINSRSIFAGDGLVSTFITQSWERFKFGGQPGSQQAAFFVSLKELPDNRFGTQSEIYWDDGFLNTQVGAITRGTYTLKIVDPILFVKNFVPASYLQPGKVFDFTDLDNAAASQLFNEVVGSLAPAFSLYTNDPSKGNRITKLQQDSLGFAQSLSAAVEQGYQWKSDRGLAIVKTAIVSIEYDANTRELLKTVQRADALAGSRGNSNLQASVAQGIQSAGENGGAAGLMGIGMASGMMGVGGLQQPATPAAPAADDPVAKLQKAKQMLDLGLITQADYDALKAKALGL; the protein is encoded by the coding sequence ATGGGTCTTGTACAGGCGGTGGTGGGTGCGGTCGGTGGCGTGCTGGGCGACCAGTGGAAGGATTTCTACACGGTCCCGGCGGGCCTGCCGCCGACGGCGGCGCTGTTCGCCGCGGTACCGCAGGGCACCAATGCCGGCCGTGGCTCCAACACCAGCGGCTCGTCGAACATCATCAGCAACGGCTCGAAGATCGTCGTGCCGGAGGGCTACGGCCTGCTGCTGATGCAGGATGGCGCCATCACCGCCTTCGTCGCCGAGCCGGGCGGTTACGAATGGCGTTCGGACGACATCAACTCCAGGTCGATCTTCGCCGGCGACGGCCTGGTCTCCACCTTCATCACCCAGAGCTGGGAACGCTTCAAGTTCGGCGGCCAGCCGGGCTCGCAGCAGGCGGCCTTCTTCGTCTCGCTGAAGGAACTGCCGGACAACCGCTTCGGCACCCAGTCCGAGATCTACTGGGACGACGGCTTCCTCAACACCCAGGTGGGCGCGATCACCCGCGGCACCTACACGCTGAAGATCGTCGACCCCATCCTGTTCGTGAAGAACTTCGTGCCGGCCAGCTACCTGCAGCCGGGCAAGGTGTTCGACTTCACCGATCTGGACAACGCCGCCGCCAGCCAGCTGTTCAACGAAGTGGTGGGCTCGCTGGCGCCGGCCTTCAGCCTGTACACCAACGATCCGTCCAAGGGCAACCGCATCACCAAGCTGCAGCAGGATTCGCTGGGCTTCGCGCAGAGCCTGTCGGCGGCGGTGGAACAGGGCTACCAGTGGAAGTCCGACCGCGGCCTGGCCATCGTCAAGACCGCCATCGTCTCCATCGAGTACGACGCCAATACCCGTGAACTGCTGAAGACCGTGCAGCGCGCCGACGCGCTGGCCGGTTCGCGCGGCAATTCCAACCTGCAGGCCAGCGTGGCCCAGGGCATCCAGTCCGCCGGCGAGAACGGCGGCGCGGCCGGCCTGATGGGCATCGGCATGGCCTCCGGCATGATGGGCGTGGGCGGGCTGCAGCAGCCGGCCACGCCGGCCGCCCCGGCCGCGGACGATCCGGTGGCCAAGCTGCAGAAGGCCAAGCAGATGCTCGACCTGGGCCTGATTACCCAGGCCGACTACGACGCGCTGAAGGCGAAGGCTCTGGGCCTGTAA
- a CDS encoding TFIIB-type zinc ribbon-containing protein encodes MSNPNRPAPPPLPPAPPTGPGSPQEVPPLPGTFPVDPATLPDAIRDELQAPDPVAIDTAAAELRDGQNHCPKCGATDIRHKIGSDLLVCLYCRHEWDGARVEEAFGFGTGHAELRGTVIASGARDIDADAALLMTFKCTGCGAEVTVNTENAMTARCHWCRHVFGVNEQIANGAVPDAVLPFHIRKDDAVARIRQFVDKRRMFALKAFKEQFTPENVVGVYLPYMIVDGNASAEVSGKGEVLIRRYTRGTDKNKKTYYDADLYQVERQVDFTVDDLPLESSRERGNLDTSVHTQNIINTILPFDTKNAVKWNASYLSGFTSEKRDTDVEQLRPRLEDQLLSIARAQVEDSVRRYDRGVRWEQERLDVHGTRWVSMYLPVWLYSYHQPGKNGGLLHYIAVNGRTGETMGSVPVQHWKLLLAALTVGTFLEGIALAIIWAGA; translated from the coding sequence ATGTCCAACCCGAACCGTCCGGCGCCCCCGCCGCTGCCGCCGGCCCCGCCCACGGGGCCCGGCTCCCCGCAGGAGGTGCCGCCGCTGCCCGGCACCTTCCCGGTCGATCCCGCCACCTTGCCCGACGCCATCCGCGACGAGCTGCAGGCGCCCGATCCGGTCGCCATCGACACGGCCGCGGCCGAACTGCGCGACGGGCAGAACCACTGCCCGAAGTGCGGCGCCACCGACATCCGCCACAAGATCGGCAGCGACCTGCTGGTCTGCCTGTACTGCCGCCACGAGTGGGACGGCGCGCGCGTGGAGGAAGCCTTCGGCTTCGGCACCGGCCATGCCGAGCTGCGCGGCACGGTCATCGCCTCCGGCGCACGCGACATCGATGCCGATGCCGCGCTGCTGATGACCTTCAAGTGCACCGGCTGCGGCGCCGAGGTCACGGTCAACACCGAGAACGCGATGACCGCGCGCTGCCACTGGTGCCGGCACGTGTTCGGCGTGAACGAGCAGATCGCCAACGGCGCCGTGCCCGATGCGGTGCTGCCGTTCCATATCAGGAAGGACGACGCGGTCGCGCGCATCCGCCAGTTCGTCGACAAGCGGCGGATGTTCGCCCTGAAGGCGTTCAAGGAACAGTTCACGCCCGAGAACGTGGTGGGCGTGTACCTGCCCTACATGATCGTGGACGGCAACGCCAGCGCCGAAGTGTCGGGCAAGGGCGAGGTCCTGATCCGCCGCTACACGCGCGGCACGGACAAGAACAAGAAGACCTACTACGACGCCGACCTCTACCAGGTCGAGCGGCAGGTGGACTTCACCGTGGACGACCTGCCGCTGGAATCCTCGCGCGAACGCGGCAACCTCGATACGTCCGTCCACACCCAGAACATCATCAACACCATCCTCCCGTTCGACACCAAGAACGCGGTGAAATGGAACGCCTCCTACCTGTCCGGCTTCACCTCGGAGAAGCGCGACACCGACGTGGAACAGCTGCGCCCGCGCCTGGAGGACCAGTTGCTGTCCATCGCCCGCGCGCAGGTGGAGGATTCGGTGCGCCGCTACGACCGCGGCGTGCGCTGGGAACAGGAACGCCTGGACGTGCACGGCACGCGCTGGGTGTCGATGTACCTGCCGGTGTGGCTGTACTCCTACCACCAGCCCGGCAAGAACGGCGGCCTGCTGCACTACATCGCGGTCAACGGCCGCACCGGCGAAACCATGGGCAGCGTGCCCGTGCAGCACTGGAAGCTGCTGCTGGCCGCGCTGACGGTGGGCACATTCCTGGAGGGCATCGCCCTCGCGATCATCTGGGCGGGCGCATGA
- a CDS encoding AraC family transcriptional regulator — protein MQDWQAITTGAAVTVAVASLLVLVGQRTRRDAEIVFAVVSGSMALSLMSPWMEGAPAWMRWAVAIGGSATCNGFWLVSRALFRGEGGVSRVHVLVAGGVALLIAAYRGGTLGAHGAVSPWVAGVDSLLTLASSTLLALTFLEALRGRWSSLPRAERRLRVAFMLLFATCVLTATLLGALAAAWPSLASVRAGVVPLCAMAMILFTHAALWHRRRAPVATVASQPTTRATPGPLSDEDARLARALQRQLDVLQVYREHELKVADLAHRIGTAEHRLSRLITQGLGERNFNQLINRHRIAYACARLAAADDAATILDISGDAGFASLGPFNRAFKAAMGCTPTAYRTAHRATARAEPELS, from the coding sequence ATGCAGGATTGGCAGGCCATCACCACCGGCGCCGCCGTCACGGTGGCGGTGGCGTCGCTGCTGGTGCTGGTAGGGCAACGCACCCGGCGCGATGCCGAGATCGTGTTCGCGGTGGTCAGCGGTTCGATGGCGTTGTCGCTGATGTCGCCCTGGATGGAGGGCGCGCCCGCGTGGATGCGCTGGGCGGTCGCGATCGGCGGCAGTGCGACCTGCAACGGTTTCTGGCTGGTATCGCGGGCGCTGTTCCGTGGCGAGGGCGGGGTGTCCCGCGTGCACGTGCTGGTCGCCGGCGGCGTGGCGCTGCTGATCGCGGCCTACCGGGGCGGCACGCTGGGCGCGCATGGCGCCGTGTCGCCGTGGGTGGCGGGCGTGGACAGCCTGCTGACGCTGGCCAGTTCCACCCTGCTGGCACTGACCTTCCTGGAAGCGCTGCGCGGCCGCTGGTCGTCGCTGCCACGCGCCGAACGCCGTCTGCGCGTGGCCTTCATGCTGCTGTTCGCCACCTGCGTGCTGACCGCCACGCTGCTGGGGGCGCTGGCCGCCGCCTGGCCGTCGCTGGCCTCGGTGCGGGCCGGGGTGGTCCCGCTGTGCGCGATGGCGATGATCCTGTTCACCCATGCCGCGCTGTGGCATCGCCGCCGTGCCCCGGTGGCAACGGTCGCGTCGCAGCCCACAACGCGCGCGACGCCCGGTCCGCTCAGCGACGAGGATGCGCGGCTGGCGCGCGCCCTGCAGCGCCAGCTCGACGTGCTGCAGGTGTACCGCGAGCACGAACTGAAAGTCGCCGATCTCGCCCATCGCATCGGCACCGCCGAACACCGGCTCAGCCGCCTGATCACCCAGGGGCTGGGCGAAAGGAACTTCAACCAGCTGATCAACCGCCACCGCATCGCATATGCCTGCGCGCGGCTGGCCGCTGCGGACGACGCCGCCACCATCCTCGACATCAGCGGCGATGCCGGCTTCGCCTCGCTGGGCCCGTTCAACCGCGCATTCAAGGCCGCGATGGGGTGCACCCCCACGGCATACCGCACTGCGCACCGCGCCACTGCGCGCGCAGAACCGGAGTTGTCGTAG
- a CDS encoding DUF2306 domain-containing protein, producing MPAPASLPFPSRLLSRGAAAWFIAATLGQWAFVAFIVLFFGGPVLDGELAPLNAKPHVTGYVPGDVMGNLQFVGHALLAGLVTFAGAWQLVPALRRRWPTLHRWNGRVFLSVALVVTLTGFYLVWVRGSQLGPASNLSISLNGLLIVVFALLAWRSARARDFAAHRRHALRAYLLVNGVWFLRIGIMLAGLVLTPLGIRIDYTGAPFILVSFGSWVVPMAVLALYFRAERSRHARAKVAMGALLCLLALLTAAGSAAAIAFMWWPVL from the coding sequence ATGCCTGCCCCCGCTTCCCTGCCCTTCCCCTCCCGCCTGCTGTCCCGCGGCGCCGCCGCCTGGTTCATCGCCGCCACCTTGGGGCAATGGGCGTTCGTGGCCTTCATCGTGCTGTTCTTCGGCGGGCCGGTGCTGGACGGCGAGCTGGCGCCGCTGAACGCCAAGCCGCACGTCACCGGCTACGTGCCGGGCGATGTGATGGGCAACCTGCAGTTCGTCGGCCACGCGCTGCTCGCCGGCCTGGTGACTTTCGCCGGGGCGTGGCAGCTGGTGCCCGCACTGCGCCGACGCTGGCCCACGCTGCACCGGTGGAACGGCCGGGTGTTCCTGTCGGTGGCGCTGGTGGTGACGCTGACGGGGTTCTATCTGGTCTGGGTGCGCGGCTCGCAGTTGGGCCCGGCCAGCAACCTGTCGATTTCGTTGAACGGCCTGCTGATCGTGGTCTTCGCGCTGCTGGCCTGGCGCAGTGCGCGCGCCAGGGATTTCGCGGCGCATCGGCGCCACGCGCTGCGCGCGTACCTGCTGGTGAACGGGGTGTGGTTCCTGCGCATCGGCATCATGCTGGCCGGACTGGTGCTCACTCCGCTGGGCATCAGGATCGACTACACCGGCGCGCCCTTCATCCTGGTCAGCTTCGGCAGCTGGGTGGTGCCGATGGCGGTGCTGGCGCTGTACTTCCGGGCGGAACGCTCGCGCCATGCGCGGGCGAAGGTGGCCATGGGCGCCCTGCTCTGCCTGCTGGCCCTGCTCACGGCCGCCGGCAGTGCGGCGGCGATCGCCTTCATGTGGTGGCCGGTGTTGTGA
- a CDS encoding PA4780 family RIO1-like protein kinase: MKTPTSLLMLIDEGVIDEVLRPLKSGKEAAVYVVRSGDDVRCAKVYKDMAQRSFQKRAQYQEGRKSRGSREARAIATSSRYGRRQQEAEWKNAEVDALYQLREAGVRVPEPHGFFHGVLVMELVTDAEGFSAPRLGEVELTPEQARAYHAVLVRQVVRMLCCGLIHGDLSAYNVLVGPDGPVVIDFPQVVSAAGNNAARSMLLRDVNNLTATLGRWAPELLDTWYGEEMWELFEAGMLLPDTPLTGQFTPNERSVDLDGVRDAINDARELALIRQQGREAQDED, encoded by the coding sequence GTGAAGACCCCTACCAGCCTGCTGATGCTGATCGACGAAGGCGTCATCGACGAGGTCCTGCGCCCGCTCAAGAGCGGCAAGGAAGCGGCCGTCTACGTGGTGCGGTCCGGCGACGACGTGCGTTGCGCGAAGGTCTACAAGGACATGGCGCAGCGCAGCTTCCAGAAGCGCGCGCAGTACCAGGAAGGCCGCAAGTCGCGCGGCAGCCGCGAGGCCCGCGCGATCGCCACCAGCAGCCGCTACGGCCGCAGGCAGCAGGAGGCCGAGTGGAAGAACGCCGAGGTCGACGCGCTGTACCAGCTGCGCGAAGCCGGCGTGCGCGTGCCGGAACCTCATGGCTTCTTCCACGGCGTGCTGGTGATGGAACTGGTCACCGACGCCGAGGGCTTCTCCGCCCCGCGCCTGGGCGAAGTGGAACTGACACCCGAACAGGCCCGCGCGTATCACGCCGTGCTCGTGCGGCAGGTGGTGCGCATGCTGTGCTGCGGCCTGATCCACGGCGACCTGTCCGCTTACAACGTGCTGGTCGGCCCCGATGGCCCGGTGGTGATCGACTTCCCGCAGGTGGTCAGCGCCGCCGGCAACAACGCCGCCCGCAGCATGCTGCTGCGCGACGTCAACAACCTCACCGCCACCCTCGGCCGCTGGGCGCCGGAACTGCTCGACACCTGGTACGGCGAGGAGATGTGGGAGCTGTTCGAAGCCGGCATGCTGCTGCCGGACACCCCCCTGACCGGCCAGTTCACCCCCAACGAACGCAGCGTCGATCTCGATGGCGTGCGCGATGCGATCAACGACGCGCGCGAGCTGGCGCTGATCCGCCAGCAGGGCCGCGAGGCGCAGGACGAAGATTGA